In Leptospira stimsonii, a single window of DNA contains:
- the mazG gene encoding nucleoside triphosphate pyrophosphohydrolase — MPFRSLNEEISKLRDVTATLRGENGCPWDKEQDHQTLVPYLIEESQEVIEAILKKDDELLKEELGDLLFQVVFHARLAEERNAFDLADVAERVADKLIFRHPHVFRPEELTLSSSQEVIENWEKIKDKEKKKPGYSSIFTNIPENFSSLLKAEKYQKKAAKVGFDWKDISDVEGKVREEMEEFLVEYGRTKVDGSNQVRIEEEFGDLLFSLVNLGRHLGISSESALTRTNAKFKARFQYVEETLQSQGKAPSDSNLKEMDKLWDKAKELKL, encoded by the coding sequence ATGCCATTCAGATCACTGAACGAAGAAATCAGCAAACTTAGAGACGTAACCGCCACACTTCGAGGGGAAAACGGATGTCCCTGGGACAAAGAACAAGATCATCAAACCTTGGTTCCCTATCTAATCGAAGAATCGCAGGAAGTCATCGAAGCGATTCTTAAAAAAGACGACGAACTCTTAAAGGAAGAGTTAGGCGATCTTTTGTTTCAGGTAGTATTTCATGCAAGACTCGCGGAAGAAAGAAATGCCTTTGATTTAGCAGACGTAGCGGAACGTGTTGCGGATAAGTTAATTTTCAGACATCCGCATGTCTTCCGTCCCGAAGAACTCACACTTTCCTCTTCCCAAGAAGTGATAGAAAATTGGGAAAAAATCAAAGATAAAGAAAAGAAGAAACCAGGTTACTCGTCTATTTTTACTAACATACCGGAAAATTTTTCCTCTCTCTTAAAAGCGGAGAAATATCAAAAGAAGGCCGCAAAGGTTGGATTTGACTGGAAAGATATTTCAGATGTAGAAGGAAAAGTCAGAGAGGAAATGGAAGAGTTCTTGGTAGAATACGGTCGGACAAAAGTGGACGGATCCAATCAGGTTCGAATCGAAGAAGAATTTGGAGATCTCTTATTCAGTCTCGTAAATCTGGGAAGACATTTGGGAATTTCGTCCGAATCCGCGCTAACAAGAACGAACGCAAAATTCAAAGCGAGATTTCAATACGTAGAAGAAACGTTACAGAGTCAAGGAAAGGCGCCCTCGGATTCCAATCTCAAAGAAATGGACAAACTTTGGGACAAAGCCAAAGAATTAAAATTATGA
- a CDS encoding LIC_13241 domain-containing protein produces the protein MNQTSSFESRIKKTEELISHLNVSFSLKPESDPEEWPRSFQMFVREKKYKTVFSIFGSFTLIPENINSAPLASPIYYLSLDTNESNSLSWTKPNGEWIEDSQQILSELIQSIQIYEDGLSEINASENRI, from the coding sequence ATGAATCAGACGAGTTCATTCGAAAGTAGAATAAAAAAAACGGAGGAGCTTATCTCCCATCTGAACGTTTCTTTTTCTCTAAAACCGGAATCGGATCCGGAAGAATGGCCGCGTTCTTTTCAAATGTTCGTCCGTGAAAAAAAATATAAAACCGTCTTTTCGATCTTTGGATCGTTTACTTTAATTCCCGAAAATATAAACTCCGCACCCTTAGCCTCTCCGATCTATTATCTCAGCCTTGATACCAACGAATCAAATTCACTCTCTTGGACCAAACCGAACGGAGAATGGATCGAAGATTCCCAACAGATTCTAAGCGAATTGATCCAATCCATTCAAATATATGAGGACGGACTTTCCGAAATCAATGCAAGTGAGAATCGTATTTGA
- a CDS encoding response regulator, whose product MKVLVLDSGATVRKIISSFFPAEDFQIVEAATAKEGLDLAFQESFDLITIGMVLPDADGFTVCKIIRTSLRDKIPSTCKNSKIYLITSGDIESNRDKAKNFGFDGIFPKPSGIEEFKVVIEEIIELAYGQVSANPPVPKGNKKIVIVDDSELNLLLLGKILKKNGFQVQAFTEGKKALEFLLSSKGDISNIFTDWIMPDLSGEEFVGEVRKENRFDSIPIAVITGLEENEGISVSKLPKNIQILHKPYSERNILEYIQKT is encoded by the coding sequence TTGAAAGTATTAGTATTAGATTCCGGAGCGACGGTCAGAAAAATCATCTCCTCCTTTTTTCCCGCGGAAGATTTTCAAATCGTGGAGGCGGCAACCGCAAAAGAAGGTCTTGACCTTGCGTTTCAAGAATCTTTCGATCTGATAACGATCGGGATGGTTCTCCCCGACGCAGACGGCTTTACTGTTTGTAAAATCATTCGGACAAGCCTAAGAGACAAAATACCGAGCACTTGTAAGAATTCCAAAATTTATCTTATAACCTCGGGCGATATTGAATCAAATCGAGATAAGGCAAAGAATTTCGGCTTTGACGGAATTTTTCCGAAACCGTCGGGAATCGAGGAATTCAAAGTGGTGATCGAAGAAATCATAGAATTAGCGTACGGTCAAGTCAGCGCAAATCCTCCCGTTCCCAAAGGAAACAAAAAGATCGTCATCGTGGACGATTCAGAATTGAATCTACTTCTGCTCGGGAAAATTCTAAAAAAGAACGGCTTTCAAGTTCAGGCTTTTACGGAAGGAAAAAAAGCTTTGGAATTTCTTTTGTCCTCGAAAGGGGACATTTCAAATATCTTTACCGATTGGATTATGCCGGATCTTTCCGGAGAGGAATTCGTTGGCGAGGTTCGAAAAGAGAATCGTTTTGATTCCATTCCGATCGCAGTTATCACGGGACTGGAAGAAAACGAAGGAATCAGTGTTTCAAAACTTCCGAAGAACATTCAGATTCTTCATAAACCTTATTCCGAAAGAAATATTTTAGAATATATTCAAAAAACTTAA
- a CDS encoding NADP-dependent isocitrate dehydrogenase — MAKIKVKTPLVELDGDEMTRIIWKEIKDRFIHPYLDIELDYYDLGVEYRDKTEDKVTVDSAHAIQKYGVGVKCATITPNQDRVKEYNLKQEWKSPNGTIRSILDGTVFRKPIIVNNIPPAVRSWKKPITVGRHAFGDLYKDTELYIPEAGKVELVYTGKDGKEKQRAVIHDFDGAGVIMGQFNLDKSILSFAQACFNYAISEKIDLWFATKDTISKKYHARFRAIFDELAKAKEGDLKKAGIEYSYYLIDDAVAQIMKNEGGMLWALMNYDGDVMSDMVASGFGSLGLMTSVLVSPDGKFEYEAAHGTVTRHYRKYQQGETTSTNSVASIFAWTGALIKRGELDGTPDVVAFGQKLEKAVIDTIQGGEMTKDLTLLCTDPNAKSLDTFQFMEAIQKKL, encoded by the coding sequence ATGGCAAAGATCAAGGTAAAAACCCCGCTCGTAGAACTGGACGGGGACGAGATGACTCGGATCATCTGGAAAGAAATCAAGGATAGATTCATTCATCCTTATCTCGATATCGAACTGGACTATTATGATTTAGGTGTGGAATACAGGGACAAAACGGAAGACAAGGTCACCGTGGATTCCGCCCACGCGATTCAAAAATACGGAGTCGGCGTTAAGTGCGCGACGATTACTCCCAATCAGGACCGAGTCAAAGAATACAATCTCAAACAAGAATGGAAATCACCGAACGGAACAATTCGTTCCATTTTGGATGGAACCGTTTTCCGCAAGCCGATCATCGTAAATAACATTCCTCCAGCAGTTCGTTCTTGGAAAAAACCGATCACGGTCGGTCGTCACGCTTTTGGGGATCTTTACAAAGATACAGAACTCTACATTCCGGAAGCCGGAAAAGTGGAGTTAGTTTATACCGGAAAGGACGGAAAGGAAAAACAAAGAGCGGTGATCCACGACTTCGACGGCGCAGGAGTGATCATGGGACAGTTTAACTTAGATAAGTCGATTCTAAGTTTTGCTCAGGCTTGTTTTAATTATGCGATCTCCGAAAAGATCGATCTTTGGTTTGCGACAAAGGATACTATTTCCAAAAAATATCATGCAAGATTCCGCGCCATTTTTGATGAATTAGCAAAAGCGAAAGAAGGCGATCTCAAAAAAGCAGGCATCGAATATTCTTATTACCTCATCGACGACGCAGTCGCGCAGATCATGAAAAACGAAGGCGGAATGCTCTGGGCGTTGATGAACTACGACGGAGACGTGATGAGCGACATGGTTGCTTCCGGTTTCGGATCCTTGGGTCTGATGACTTCCGTATTGGTTTCTCCGGACGGAAAGTTCGAGTACGAAGCCGCTCATGGAACCGTAACAAGACACTATCGTAAATACCAGCAGGGCGAAACCACTTCCACAAACTCCGTCGCCTCCATCTTCGCGTGGACCGGCGCTCTGATCAAAAGAGGGGAGTTGGACGGAACTCCGGACGTCGTGGCATTCGGACAAAAGCTTGAGAAAGCGGTGATTGATACGATTCAAGGCGGGGAAATGACAAAAGATTTAACCCTTCTTTGTACCGATCCGAACGCAAAATCTCTGGATACCTTTCAGTTTATGGAAGCGATCCAGAAAAAACTTTAA
- a CDS encoding LIC_13246 family protein, with the protein MKETVDLDRGEWKKLVSRKEEFTNIVSVLNQFYVARTPYSQFSNSQKLRIQLEKEGFKNFEAFLKKLGEHDFLIYLRTEGKYESWIHIDGIQEERDRFLNEGTKDHPVFDIVCVSDLFEKDCVFAEEEETKTFSTK; encoded by the coding sequence ATGAAAGAAACAGTCGATTTAGATCGAGGAGAATGGAAGAAGTTGGTAAGTAGAAAAGAAGAATTCACGAACATCGTATCCGTGTTAAATCAATTCTACGTTGCAAGAACTCCCTACTCTCAATTCAGCAATTCTCAAAAGCTGAGAATCCAATTGGAGAAAGAAGGATTTAAGAATTTCGAAGCATTCTTAAAAAAATTAGGGGAACACGACTTTCTGATTTATTTAAGGACCGAAGGAAAATATGAATCTTGGATTCATATCGACGGGATTCAAGAAGAAAGAGATCGTTTCTTGAACGAAGGCACAAAGGATCATCCCGTCTTCGATATCGTCTGCGTATCCGATCTTTTTGAAAAAGATTGCGTTTTCGCGGAAGAAGAAGAAACGAAAACCTTTTCCACCAAATAA